Sequence from the Theropithecus gelada isolate Dixy chromosome 20, Tgel_1.0, whole genome shotgun sequence genome:
GGGGGCAGGGCTCGGGGAAACAGGCCGAGGGACgggggtggggaaactgaggcaggaggggacGGGGCGGGGAGGCAGGGCGGGGCGCGGGGAATTTGAGGCCGGGGGGCAGGGCGCAGGGAACTCTGGGACAGGTCGGGGGACCCTGTGGCCGCCCTGACACCACTGGGGGCTTGGCTGGCTTCTGAGATGAGCAGGAGGCACTGCGGGGTTTGCGCCGGgatctgatgatgatgatggggcTGGAAGGGGGGTCCGCCCTGGAAACTGCCCGGGAAGGCGAGAGCaaggctgtgtccccagccagcTTTAGCGCAGACCACAGCCTGCGGGAAGCCCTAAGCCCCCGAGCCATGCCCATCTGTTAACTCAGAGGGGCTTCTGATCCTTCAGGGTCTTCTGCAGAGCCAGGAGCACCAGGTCTTGTCATGGGTTCACCCTTGGGGTCCCTCTCACCAGGTTTCCAGCCCCAGTTCCCCCGAGGCCCCTGACTCCTCCGAGGCCCCTGACTCCCTCGAGGCCCCAGACATCCCAGCCTGCCCTTCTCTGGGCCAGAAGATAAAGAAATCCACCCCGGCAGCAGATCAGCCACCCCAGCTGACGTCCTCGCAGAACCAGGtgaggggcggggcctggggcAGATTGGGGAGGGCTGAGTGGTGCCGGCCTGACTGCCTGGCCTGACTGCGTGACGGCACCACGTCCCCTGATCCCCTTGAAGGACACCATCTCTGAGCTTGCGTCATGCCTCCAACGGGCCCGGGAGCTGGGGGCAAGAGTCCGAGTGCTGAAGTCCAGTGCCCAGGATGCTGGGGAGTCCTGTACCCCAGAGGCCAAGGGCCGCCCTGAGGAGCCATGGTGAGTGCTGGGTGGGTGGCCAGGAGGCCTTGGGAAAGGCCGGCTGGTGGGAGGCATGGCCGGGCGATCCTGGCAAAGGCCCAGGTCTGCTCCTTCCGAGGAGGGAGGTGGTGAGGTCACCAGGGCGTGGAGCCAGACTCCTGAGAAAAAGGTCCTGGGCACCGCTGGCCCTTTGCCCTCAGTCCCTCCTGTTGGAGGCAGCTCCTGCCTCCGGCGCTCTGGCAGGTTCCAAATGCTCCTAATGCTTTGGTGTGTTGTCTGCCCCTGCCCCTGAGAGCTGGCGAAActgggctggggagagggcagAGCTTCCCTGGGGATGCTGCATGGACACAACAGAGCTGGGGTGTGGAGCTGGGCTTTCCCATCACCAGTTCTACCCCTAACGGTGCCAGTGCTGGTGGCTGTGCAAGGGCCGTGAAAGCCATCGTGTGTGGCGTGGCAGGCCCCATTGAAGGCTCCCTGGTCGAGGAGCCTGCTGTGGCACTGGAGGGGTGGGGGCCTGCTGCTTCTCACAAGGCTCCTCCCTCCCTGACAGTGGCGAGAAGGCGCCCGCCTACCAGCGCTTCCATGCCCTGGCCCAGCCTGGCCCACCGGGGCTCGTGCTGCCCTACAAGTACCAGGTGCTGGCGGAGATGTTCCGCAGCATGGACACCATTGTGGGCATGCTCCACAACCGCTCTGAGACGCCCACCTTTGCCAAGGTCCAGCGGGGCGTGCAGGACATGATGCGCAGGTGAGTGGCCGCGGGGGGGCTGGGGCTGCCCTGGAGTTGGGAGGGGGCCCGGGCCTGCCGCCTCCTGAGCCGGCCCCCTCCTCCTGTAGGCGTTTTGAGGAGCGTAATGTTGGCCAGATCAAAACCGTGTACCCGGCCTCCTACTGCTTCCGCCAGGAGCGCGGTGTCCCCACCTTCAAGGATGGTGTTAAGAGGTCAGATTACCAGCTCACCATCGAGCCACTGCTGGAGCAGGGTAGGTGCTGGGTGCAAGacctcggtttccccatctgtgaccCACACACTTTCTGGGGTGGGTGTGAGGTGCTGGGCGGCCTGGCCAGGACTCAGGCCTGGACTCGTCCCACAGAGGCTGACGGAGCAGCCCCTCAGCTCACGGCCTCGCGCCTCCTGCAGCGACGGCAGATCTTCAGCCAGAAGCTGGTGGAGCACGTCAAGGAGCACCACAAGGTGAGCGGCCCCCGGCCCTGCTGTGCAAAGATGGTGGCACCAGCACTGCCTCAGCACATAACCCTGTGCTTGGAGCATCCCTGCCACCCACGGCTTCTCCCGGGATGGAACCGGGCTGGGTTCACCCTGAGCTGAGGGCTGGTGTGCTCAGGGTGCAGCTGCAGGCACTGAGAAGGTCCCCAAGGCATTCAGCGAGTACGGGCCGTGGGAGGCCGTGTGCTCTCCCTCCAAGCTGAACACTGGGcagaggctaagtgacttgcccaaggtggcCCGGCTAGGACGGGGACTTAAGCATAGACAGCCCCACCTCACATGCAGCCTGCCCTTGTTTCAAATGTGCCCAGTGTCACCCATCTGCTCTTTCTCCCCAGGCCTTCCTGGCCTCCCTGAGGCCCCCCATGGTGGTGCCGGAGGACCAGCTGACCCGCTGGCACCCACGCTTCAACGTGGATGAAGTGCCCGACATCGAGCCAGCTGTGCTGCCCCAGCCACCCGCCACGGAGAAACTCACCACTGCTCAGGAGGTGCTGGCCCGGGCCCGCAGCCTGATGTCACCCAGGGTGAGGCTGCGAGGCTTGGGCAGCCCCTTTCTCCCGGGTGGGTGGGCCAGCCTGACCCCGGGCataagaggtggggccttggcGATGAGCTTGACGCCTCATCTGGCTTCCTCCTTGGCTGGGAGGTCCAGAGAGTGGGCGGCATTTGCCCTCTGTCCCCAGCTGCAACCTCtaagcctggctctgtcacttgcCCCATGTGGGGAGTTGGCCCCGGTCAGGCGATGCCACACACTGGGACACTGCATTGACCAGCACAGACCACCCAGTGTGCCGGGCTAACTTGTGCCTTGAGAGATACCGGGGACTCCTGGGCAGAGAGCCAGGGGCATGTTGCCTCCTGTGACCTCTCCGCCCCAACTTGTCCCTCCCGCAGATGGAGAAGGCCTTGAGTCAACTGGCCCTGCGCTCTGCTGAGCCCAGCAGCCCCGGGCCCCCCAGGCCAGCACTGCCGGATACCCCACCAGCCACCCCGCCTGCAGCCTCTCCCAGCGCTCTGAAGGGGGTGTCCCAGGATCTGCTGGAGCGGGTGAGTCGTCCCCCGTGATGGCGGGTGGGGGCCTGGTGATCTGCTGCCCACTAACCAGGTCCCCACACCTGCTGCAGGTCCGAGCCAAGGAGGCACAGAAGCAGCTGGCACAGATGACACGGTGCCCGGAGCAGGAGCAGCGGCTGCAGCGCCTAGAACGGCTGCCTGAGCTGGCTCGCGTGCTGCGGAGCGTCTTTGTGTCCGAACGCAAGCCTGCGCTCAGCATGGAGGTGGCCTGTGCCAGGATGGTGGGCAGCTGTCGCACTGCCATGAGCCCCGGTACGTGCACGGCGGGGTGAGGGGGCGTGCACAGTGGAATTGCCCAGTGCTGCAGCCGCCTCCCCAGGTTTCTGACCAGGGGTGTCTATCACTGATTTGTTCCGTTCAGATGTGCAGTGGGCACTGGCCGCTTGCACTGGTGTGTGCTGGGTGCTTTGCCCTCCTTTGAGCCACCCCTGAGCCTCCACCCAGCCCTTCCACACCTGCAGCCTCTGGAGGCAGCTTCCCTCTCACAGCCCTGGCCCGTTTCCCTGACCGCCTGCAGTGCTTGGTCAGAAGGGGCCCCACATGCACCCTACACGGCCTCCCAGGCCTCTGGTCACCACACCCTGAGCACGTGGGGGTCCCCACACTACAGGGCACGCCCTGCctcagggtttttatgggctggTGGCCTCCATGCTTGGTGCCTTCTCACATGGCCTCAACTGTAGGCCTGGCTCTCTCCACTCACTGTTATGCCTCCCAGACCCGGGCCTCTGATCAGAACCACCTCTGCCTTAAGGCCCGGGGAGGGGGCACTGAGGGCGACCAGGCGGGCACAGAGGTcgggtggtcaggctggtctcaagtgctGCCTGTGTGGGGCTGGGGCCCAGCACCAGCCTGTGTCCCCTTCTCCTCCCACAGGGGAGATGGAGAAACACCTGCTGCTCCTCTCCGAGCTCCTGCCAGACTGGCTCAGCCTTCACCACATTCGCACCGACACCTACGTCAAGCTGGACAAGGCCGCGGACCTGGCCAGCATCACTGCACGCCTGGCCCGCCAGGCCCGCGCTGAAGAGGGGCTGTGAGCCTGGGGGCCACTGGACAGATGGGGGCTTCAGGCTCACTGGCCTGGGGCCACCAGCATTTTCTTTTATGAACATGATGCACTTTACTTTTCCTTTCCGGAGTGCCCCTGAGggccagaggcagagctgggctgcAGGCTGCACAGCCCGAGGGTCTTTGGCTGCAGGTGGTGGCCCCTGCATGGGGCTCACCTGGTGGATTCACATTAAACCGGTTTCTGTGGGCACCTCTGTCCTTGCTGCTGGTGGGGAAGGGAAGCCAGATCCCAGCACCCCCTAGGGGGCCATCAGGGCAGGGGAATGTGGCTGAGGGTGAAGGGGGCTTTGGCAACATGGGGTTGGGTAGTGTGGGTGGCAGGAGGCCATCCCCTCTAATCTTGGAACCTCTGAATATGGGACGTTCCACAGCAAAGGGTGACTTGTCATTAAGAACTTCAAGATTGCCGCAGGGGCCTTCACAAGAGGGCCAGAGCCAGCCACCTTTGAAGACGCGGCCCTGCCCCGACACAGGCAGCCTGGAGAAGCTGGGCAGGACatccctggagcctccagaagggacTGGCCTGCCCACACACTGACTTCAGTACTATAATAAAGTCGTGCTTACAGCCACTAGATCTGCAGTAGAACCCTTTCAGTAGCATTGGCCGCCTCAGGGTGGGACCTGCATTGACAGACTTAGTTACCCCTGAGCCCTCACGTGCTTCCCTAGAAGATGGGCCCACACGGCCTCTTTCTGCAGTGCCTGGATGGTTCCGGCTCCTGAGGTGAGAACCAGGCCAGACTGCTGGGCATCATGCCGAGCAGCATGTGCCCATGGTCCAGTTGGTTTGGTGGTGTCCTGGGGCTCCCTGCCCTGGGGAACAGGATGACAGGAGACGGCTCTCATGGCAAAGCTGTTTACTGCGTTCTCCCTGTGTGTAATTGGGCCCAGGGTGGCTGAAGCACAGCTTTGCCCCAGGCTTTGGCACTTCCAGCCCCAGGAGAGGTGCTGAACCCAAGCAAGGGATGTGTTCCCTGTGGGCAGCTAGTGCCCCTGGTGACTGCAGAGGTCACTGCAGTTGCCCAGGGCTGAAATGTCCCTGGGTTCCAGCTGCAGAATGTTGGGCTGGGAGGCCCTGTAGTCACTCATactgcaggagagagaagaagggtACAGGAGCCAGCTTCTCCCTGCCCTTAAGCGAGGTCAGCTCCACCAGGCTCACACACTCTAGGACCTCGGCCTGCAGGCGGCCCAGGAGCTCACAGGCGGCATGCATGGTTCCTGGGGATGGGAGGGTGAGGTCCCCAGTTGGCCTGGGCTGTAGAGACTGGGTGCTCCAGGCCAGCccctgggttggggaggggagggtatggggagagaggaaggtgTCGGCCTGGCCACCAGGCAATAGTAACCCACGCCACGCACAGCGAGGTCCTGCCCTACTCCCACCAGGCCCTTGGAGCCACAGCAGTTGGCTGTGGGGAGACCCTCACCACCAGTGGCCAGCAGATCATCCACGACGACCACCCTCTGTCCTGGCTCCAGGGCATCTTTCTGGATCTCCAGCTCAGCCTGGAGTGGGAAGTGGTGTGTGGTCCTCAGTCTCCCGCAGAAAACAGCTTTGTGTGCAGAGCTTGGCAGCTGCCACCCTAGGCCCTGACGCCAACCCCACTTTGCTGTTCCCTGGCTGTGTGAGCCCAGCCTGTGTCTCACCCTCTCTGAGCTCCCAAGAGCACTGTAACCACAGCAGCTCCACTTGACACGCCTGGGAGGGCCTTTAGAACTGGGGGAGAGTGGCCACGGTGGCCTGGCCCTCCCCTTCCTCTGGCCACCCCAGCCCCTTACCTTCCCGTACTCCAGGGCATAGGAGGCCCACAGAGTGGGGCCTGGCAGCTTCCCTCGCTTTCGGATGAGCACACAGCCCAGTCCAAGCTCCTGGGCCAGGGAGGGGCCAAAGAGGAAGCCTCGGGAGTCTAGGCCTGTCAGGGTGAGTGACAGGAGTGACTTGGCAGCATGGGAGTCCCCAGGGGCCAGGGTTGGCCGGTGGCAAGGGGTACATGGTTGGCTCCCAGCTGAAAGGCCAGTGACGTGCACCATTTAAGGAGTGTCACCTGTCACCTACCAGGAGTTGCTTCCAGGTCAGAGTGCAGACCTGGGTCTGTCTTTTAAGGGGCCACTTTTTAGCTGTGGTCCTGGGGGAGTCACCGCCCCTCTCCCCCAGCTCAGCAGCCCATCTTTAACGGGGCTGGTAGAAACCTGTCAGGCCTCAACTCTCTCTCAAAGGCAGCTCTGCCCCAGGGCTTCTGTCTAAAAACGGAGTCTCTCGAGGTGACCTGAGCTGTGATGGTTGGGGGACGCTCAGGGAAACCCTGCCCCAGCCTGGCAggaggtcagggagggcttcctgcaGGAGGTGAGAAGGGGGCTCTGGCAGTGCTGGCGCTTCCCTCAGGGCAGTGTGCAGGGAGTGGGCTGTCACGCCCTAGGAGAGGCAAGACCACCAGAACGCTCTGTTCTCCCTGGGCCACCTCTCGGGCTCTCCCGGAGGCCTCCAGGCCCCCCTTCCTTGGGTGGGCATTCCGTGATCTTCACCAGGGAAGGCCTGGCTCGTGGCAGGCGGTCAATACCAGCTCGCAGAAGGAACAAGAAGCGAGGCAGCTGGGCCCCGTGGATTCAGCTTGGGCACTCCAGGGAGACCAACTGACCTGGCGACTCGGTCACGCCTGTCCTGGGCTGGGGACCCGGAACCTGCGGGCAGGGCGCCTGCACAGCGCGGTGGCCTCGGGGGCCCAACCTCACAACCCTTCGGGGGCGACCCCAAGCACGGTGCCCGTCCCGGCGAAGGACCCCAAAAGCCCTCCCCCAGGTAGACGCGCAGAGCCCACGTGCTACCCTCGGCGCGCACGGAGGCAGAGGCGCCCTGGATGCGGCCACGCGGCACTCGCCTGCGATGTAGTCGATGCGGCCCCCGTGGGTCGCCTTCAGGTGTCGCGCCAGGAGGCCGATGGCGGCGCGGAAGGAGGCGGGGTCCTTCAGGACCGGCGAGATGTCCCTGGACCCAAGGACAGGCCTGGTGACGCCCGGGCCGAAGGAGGGCAGCGGCCCCGGGGGCGAAGGTTGAGGGTTCCCGCCCTGCCCGCCCCGCTTGCCGGACAGTGCCGAGGTCGCGGGCAATGCTCTCCCATCCGCAGGTCGGGACGCCACGAGGGCGGCCTGCGCTTGCACCTGAATAACACGCCCGGGGTGGGGAAGTCGGGGAAGCTGCGAATCCGCCGCTCAACCAGCTGCAGCTCGGAGTCCGCCATGGCCGCGTGCGAGGAGCCAGTGGCGGCCCGAGCGCGCCTGCGCGGAGACTGGCGGGGCCGCCACGAAGGGCGGGGCATCCCCGGGGCGCGGTTGCGCGGGTGAGGGCGGGGCTTCCGCGGGAAGGGGCGTCCCTCGCCGGAAGCATGTACCGTATTTCATGGACTGCTAGGCGCCATCGATTTTAAGACGCGCTCGCATTCCACGCACCACTGAGCAGAACGTTCGAACCGGACAAAGGTGCGAGTCAAGGCGCCCTTCCTTCTCTCGGGCCGCGCCTCTGACTGCAGCCAGGCAGCTGTGGGCCGGGGCCCTGGCGGCTGGAGGAGGGGCGTGAGCTGGTCTCGCCCACGCACCTGGCGCGCGTACGGGCCTCGCCCTGTCTCCGCTATTGGCTGAGATCCCCACGCTGCGCGCGGGAGGCTAACGCGCGGGGTGGAGGAGGGCGTGAGGAAGGAGTCCAAGTAGCAGGAGCGCCGTGCAGGACCCGGAGGGAGCAGCCCAGGGCGGAGGCGGCGGGCTTGGGCTGGACCGGCCGGGGGCGCTGGCCTCTCGCGGATGGATGGGCCCTGCCGTTGAGGTGGCTCTTCCCCGCCCGGACCTGGGGGAGAGTGGCCGGAAGGCGTGGCCAGGCCAGGGGGCGCATCCGCGATGGCAGAGGCCCTTCTGTCCGCCTGCAGAAGCCAGGTGACTCCTCAGCCTTGGGGTGGGGAGCTGTGAACCCCCTGGCCGCCCGAGGACTGGTACCCAGGGGGTTGCGTGAGGCACAACTCCCTCCAAACAcaatttcctttcaaaaaaatCCCCAGGGCTAAAATACTTTGTGCTCTATTCCAAAACTTTTCTTCGTTtcgcagccttttttttttttttttttttgagacggagtctcgctctgtcgcccaggctggagtgcagtggcgcgatctcggctcactgcaagctccgcctcccgggttcacgccattttcctgcctcagccccccgagtagctgggaccacaggcgcagccaccacgcccggctagttttttttgtatttttttactagagacagggtttcaccgtgttagccaggatggtccggatctcctgacctcgtgattctcccgcctcggactcccaaagtgctgggattacaggcgtgagccaccgtgcccggcccatcatTTCGCAACTTTTCCAGTTCAGCTTTGGCCTGGCATCTACTGCAGAAGGGAAAACCCACTCAGTGGAAGGCAGCCCCCAGGAGCCTTCAGAGCGGGGAGGCCGGAGGCTGCGTGTGGCTTCTGGGGCCCCCGTTCCAGGGTGGGTGGGGGACCTATCCTCTGATTCCGAGGGGCATGGCAGCGGCTGCCTCGAAGTGTGCCATGGTCAGGGCTGGCAaggcctggggcctgggctccAGACCTCTAGGGAAGGTGCAAATGGAGGACTCTGATATCTTCACATCCCCGCGGAAGCTGCCACATGAGGCGGGCCCACGGGCCAAGTGTGTGAGCTGCACTTAAGCCGTCCACATCCAGCCCAGGAGGCCTCGGCCTTCCCCTCCTTGTTCctgactctgtctcccagatggCCCGAGGGGGGCCTGGGACTGGGGGGTACTGGAGGAGGGATCTGGGGACGGTTCAACACGGAATTGGCCCTGTCACCTCCTTCAACCCCGGGCTGTTGGGCTGGTGTAGGAACAGCAGGGAGCCCCGAGTCCTGCCCTTTGGCAAGGAATGCAGCGCTGGGCTCTGGAGAAGGTGGGAGGTGGCCGGAACTGGGCACCTGATTCTTGGCAGCTGCTGGGAaggtataaaaggaaaataaatctcgggaccccaaaatcactaagccgaGAAAAGCCAAGCTGGGAATTAGGCAAACCTGCCTCCTGTTTTATTTCTAAGTAACGTAGCTACAATGATAAAGACTACATACCTCTCTCCTAATTAGCGtccaaggaaattccttgtggacaaaggacagacgGAACTGGAAGTCACCCCTCTGGGGCTCCTGAGACAAATGCTTATCTGATTGTTCCCCTCCCTTATTGTTAACATAAAAATGCGGATTCACTGGGCCAGACTGAATCACGTATTCAGTGGAAGGCTGGCTGAACCAACGTATGTCTTACACATACTATCTTATGTCTCCCTAAGATGTAAAGGCAACCACCTCGGGCACGTGttttcaggacctcctgaggctgtcacgggcgcatccttaaccttggcaaaataaactttctaaattgaccgagacctgtctcagatatttggggttccCAAAGGCGTGAGACGGCAGTGTCCTGAGGTCTGAGGCGCCGTGGTCGAGGAGGAGGGTCCTGAGATCTGAGGCCCCGTGGACGAGGAGGAGGGCCGAG
This genomic interval carries:
- the CDT1 gene encoding DNA replication factor Cdt1; the protein is MEQRRVTDFFARRRPGPRIVLPKLACRTPSPARPALRAPDSATSGSRKRARPPAAPGRDQARPPARRRLRLSADAVSSPSSPEAPDIPACPSLGQKIKKSTPAADQPPQLTSSQNQDTISELASCLQRARELGARVRVLKSSAQDAGESCTPEAKGRPEEPCGEKAPAYQRFHALAQPGPPGLVLPYKYQVLAEMFRSMDTIVGMLHNRSETPTFAKVQRGVQDMMRRRFEERNVGQIKTVYPASYCFRQERGVPTFKDGVKRSDYQLTIEPLLEQEADGAAPQLTASRLLQRRQIFSQKLVEHVKEHHKAFLASLRPPMVVPEDQLTRWHPRFNVDEVPDIEPAVLPQPPATEKLTTAQEVLARARSLMSPRMEKALSQLALRSAEPSSPGPPRPALPDTPPATPPAASPSALKGVSQDLLERVRAKEAQKQLAQMTRCPEQEQRLQRLERLPELARVLRSVFVSERKPALSMEVACARMVGSCRTAMSPGEMEKHLLLLSELLPDWLSLHHIRTDTYVKLDKAADLASITARLARQARAEEGL
- the APRT gene encoding adenine phosphoribosyltransferase isoform X3, whose translation is MADSELQLVERRIRSFPDFPTPGVLFRDISPVLKDPASFRAAIGLLARHLKATHGGRIDYIAGLDSRGFLFGPSLAQELGLGCVLIRKRGKLPGPTLWASYALEYGKAELEIQKDALEPGQRVVVVDDLLATGGTMHAACELLGRLQAEVLECVSLVELTSLKGREKLAPVPFFSLLQYE
- the APRT gene encoding adenine phosphoribosyltransferase isoform X5, which produces MADSELQLVERRIRSFPDFPTPGVLFRDISPVLKDPASFRAAIGLLARHLKATHGGRIDYIAGLDSRGFLFGPSLAQELGLGCVLIRKRGKLPGPTLWASYALEYGKAELEIQKDALEPGQRVVVVDDLLATGV
- the APRT gene encoding adenine phosphoribosyltransferase isoform X1: MADSELQLVERRIRSFPDFPTPGVLFRDISPVLKDPASFRAAIGLLARHLKATHGGRIDYIAGLDSRGFLFGPSLAQELGLGCVLIRKRGKLPGPTLWASYALEYGKVRGWGGQRKGRARPPWPLSPSSKGPPRRVKWSCCGYSALGSSERVRHRLGSHSQGTAKWGWRQGLGWQLPSSAHKAVFCGRLRTTHHFPLQAELEIQKDALEPGQRVVVVDDLLATGGEGLPTANCCGSKGLVGVGQDLAVRGVGYYCLVARPTPSSLPIPSPPQPRGWPGAPSLYSPGQLGTSPSHPQEPCMPPVSSWAACRPRS
- the APRT gene encoding adenine phosphoribosyltransferase isoform X2, coding for MADSELQLVERRIRSFPDFPTPGVLFRDISPVLKDPASFRAAIGLLARHLKATHGGRIDYIAGLDSRGFLFGPSLAQELGLGCVLIRKRGKLPGPTLWASYALEYGKAELEIQKDALEPGQRVVVVDDLLATGGEGLPTANCCGSKGLVGVGQDLAVRGVGYYCLVARPTPSSLPIPSPPQPRGWPGAPSLYSPGQLGTSPSHPQEPCMPPVSSWAACRPRS
- the APRT gene encoding adenine phosphoribosyltransferase isoform X4, coding for MADSELQLVERRIRSFPDFPTPGVLFRDISPVLKDPASFRAAIGLLARHLKATHGGRIDYIAGLDSRGFLFGPSLAQELGLGCVLIRKRGKLPGPTLWASYALEYGKAELEIQKDALEPGQRVVVVDDLLATGGAGLEHPVSTAQANWGPHPPIPRNHACRL